In a single window of the Streptomyces sp. NBC_00353 genome:
- a CDS encoding acyltransferase family protein: MDKPLPRSAAVTGNPQGTARAERARDPWWDNTRFVSATLIVVLHTVGSIMEREDVLHSFHIASWAFRVPAFVMLAGVFSSPGPLGPRPLRSLLQSIVLPALVFSLLFSLESRWLGAEFTLHVVQLPWTLWFLMSLFFWRLLLPLVVQLRHPLVITTGVALAVGYIDEFGMAFSASRTLVYMPLFYLGWRIGQGYLHTWFTSRWSLPVAIAGILASCVAGWLWHRDIKGNWLSMRHPYSVADPMSLEWAWVIRLLVLASAAALVLCLLRLMPRRRLPLISALGAGGFTIYLLHPLVIMPFREQGWISRVNTPVEIAGLVLCAVLLTMTLGSPPVRRLVRPLTRPSIGWMFAPAPPRAQPVFTETFTAPAPSTVTATVPAPRSAAEQPTTAT, from the coding sequence ATGGACAAGCCACTCCCGAGATCCGCCGCCGTCACCGGCAATCCCCAAGGGACTGCGCGGGCCGAACGGGCCAGGGATCCATGGTGGGACAACACTCGGTTCGTCTCCGCCACACTGATCGTGGTTCTGCACACCGTGGGCAGCATCATGGAACGGGAGGACGTGCTGCACTCCTTCCACATCGCAAGCTGGGCCTTCCGAGTGCCGGCCTTCGTCATGTTGGCCGGTGTGTTCAGCAGCCCGGGTCCGCTCGGTCCCCGCCCCCTGCGCTCCCTGCTGCAGAGCATCGTGCTGCCCGCCCTGGTGTTCAGTCTGCTCTTCTCGCTGGAGAGCCGTTGGCTGGGCGCCGAGTTCACCCTGCATGTCGTCCAACTGCCGTGGACCTTGTGGTTCCTGATGTCCCTCTTCTTCTGGCGGCTGCTGCTGCCGCTGGTGGTGCAGCTGCGCCACCCGCTGGTGATCACCACCGGCGTCGCCCTCGCGGTGGGATACATCGACGAGTTCGGGATGGCCTTCTCCGCCAGTCGGACCCTTGTCTATATGCCGTTGTTCTACCTCGGCTGGCGGATCGGCCAGGGCTATCTGCACACCTGGTTCACCAGCCGCTGGAGCCTGCCCGTGGCGATCGCCGGCATTCTGGCCTCCTGTGTCGCCGGCTGGCTGTGGCACCGGGACATCAAGGGCAACTGGCTGTCGATGCGCCACCCCTACTCCGTCGCCGATCCGATGAGCCTCGAATGGGCCTGGGTCATCCGGCTGCTGGTGCTGGCCTCGGCCGCGGCCCTGGTGCTCTGCCTGCTGAGGCTGATGCCCCGACGGCGGCTGCCGCTGATCTCCGCGTTGGGGGCGGGCGGCTTCACCATCTATCTGCTGCACCCGTTGGTCATCATGCCGTTCCGGGAACAGGGCTGGATCTCCCGGGTGAATACCCCCGTCGAGATCGCCGGTCTGGTGCTTTGCGCGGTCCTGCTGACGATGACGCTCGGCTCTCCGCCGGTCCGCCGACTGGTTCGGCCACTGACCCGACCGTCCATCGGCTGGATGTTCGCCCCTGCCCCGCCACGTGCGCAGCCGGTGTTCACGGAGACGTTCACTGCGCCCGCCCCGTCCACGGTGACGGCGACAGTTCCGGCGCCCCGCAGTGCCGCCGAGCAGCCGACCACGGCGACTTGA
- a CDS encoding GntR family transcriptional regulator yields MSEDLDRTRPVWRQVAAVITARIADGAYPVGGKVPSVVELSTEFGIAASTAQKALTHLKAEGLIRTEVGLGSFVADGPS; encoded by the coding sequence ATGAGTGAGGATCTTGACCGAACGCGCCCTGTGTGGCGCCAGGTGGCGGCAGTGATCACTGCTCGCATCGCGGACGGCGCTTACCCGGTGGGCGGGAAGGTCCCCAGCGTGGTGGAGCTGTCGACGGAGTTCGGGATTGCGGCCTCGACGGCTCAGAAGGCGTTGACCCATCTGAAGGCCGAAGGGCTCATCCGTACCGAGGTCGGTCTCGGTTCGTTCGTTGCCGATGGGCCGTCGTAG
- a CDS encoding 2Fe-2S iron-sulfur cluster-binding protein: MSNSNANHEDHNEQHGGWQPTPQGGEYDSEATAFVHLPPEDLANAPLAAPGHGYVPPMILPLTPAAGLDPAATGSWVVQTQGLPEGGAEQPAQGTVHWPDPNQQHGYPQHEQQAPGEQYPQHQQHSPGEQYPQHEQHSAGEQYPQHEQHSQHEQHGEQSAATGQWDFAEATAPEPLGHTGQWTIPVAEGDLPDESGEFTTSALASQWYGDRTPPATLPGGAPAPWATEPEPAPEAPETAVGTPAHGVDVTQAPDPESTRVHVQRDADAELPTEPAADPTADLVPGPAPDLVPDLSPDLVPGVGTDADIPAATLAAEEAPADVPPLDPAPLDTSSEHPAASYVLHVNGADRPVTDAWIGESLLYVLRERLGLAGAKDGCSQGECGACNVQVDGRLVASCLVPAATAAGSEVRTVEGLAVDGEPSDVQRALANCGAVQCGFCIPGMAMTVHDLLEGNHAPSELETRQALCGNLCRCSGYRGVLDAVSEVIAGREASAEAAAVPGPTSASAEAHADEARIPHQAAPGAGSVQPHLQDGGMA; the protein is encoded by the coding sequence GTGAGCAACAGCAACGCCAACCACGAGGACCACAACGAGCAGCACGGGGGCTGGCAGCCGACCCCGCAGGGCGGCGAGTACGACTCCGAGGCGACCGCCTTCGTCCACCTGCCGCCGGAGGACCTGGCGAACGCACCGCTGGCTGCCCCCGGCCATGGCTACGTACCGCCGATGATCCTGCCGCTGACCCCTGCGGCCGGGCTCGACCCGGCGGCGACGGGCAGCTGGGTGGTCCAGACGCAGGGCCTGCCGGAGGGCGGCGCGGAGCAGCCCGCGCAGGGCACGGTGCACTGGCCGGATCCGAACCAGCAGCACGGCTACCCGCAGCACGAGCAGCAGGCCCCGGGCGAGCAGTACCCCCAGCACCAGCAGCACTCCCCGGGCGAGCAGTACCCGCAGCACGAGCAGCACTCCGCGGGGGAGCAGTACCCGCAGCACGAGCAGCACTCCCAGCACGAGCAGCACGGTGAGCAGTCGGCCGCGACGGGCCAGTGGGACTTCGCCGAGGCGACGGCCCCGGAGCCCCTCGGCCACACCGGCCAGTGGACGATCCCGGTGGCCGAGGGCGACCTCCCGGACGAGTCCGGCGAGTTCACGACCTCGGCGCTGGCCTCCCAGTGGTACGGGGACCGGACGCCGCCGGCCACGCTGCCGGGCGGCGCGCCCGCGCCGTGGGCGACGGAGCCGGAGCCGGCCCCCGAGGCACCCGAAACGGCTGTGGGGACGCCGGCGCACGGCGTGGACGTCACGCAGGCGCCTGACCCGGAGTCCACGCGCGTCCACGTGCAGCGCGACGCGGACGCCGAGCTGCCGACGGAGCCTGCCGCCGACCCGACGGCGGACCTCGTGCCGGGCCCGGCCCCGGACCTGGTCCCCGACCTCTCCCCGGACCTGGTCCCCGGTGTCGGGACCGACGCCGACATCCCCGCCGCCACGCTCGCTGCGGAGGAGGCCCCGGCCGACGTACCGCCCCTCGACCCGGCACCCCTCGACACGTCGAGCGAGCACCCCGCCGCCTCCTACGTCCTGCATGTGAACGGCGCCGACCGCCCGGTCACCGACGCCTGGATCGGCGAGTCGCTGCTGTACGTGCTGCGCGAGCGGCTCGGCCTCGCCGGTGCCAAGGACGGCTGCTCGCAGGGCGAGTGCGGTGCCTGCAACGTCCAGGTCGACGGTCGGCTCGTCGCCTCCTGCCTGGTCCCCGCGGCCACGGCTGCGGGCAGCGAGGTCCGTACGGTCGAGGGCCTGGCCGTCGACGGCGAGCCGTCCGACGTCCAGCGGGCCCTGGCCAACTGCGGCGCCGTCCAGTGCGGCTTCTGCATCCCCGGCATGGCCATGACCGTCCATGACCTGCTGGAGGGTAACCACGCCCCCAGCGAGCTGGAGACCCGCCAGGCGCTCTGCGGCAACCTCTGCCGCTGCTCCGGCTACCGCGGCGTGCTCGACGCCGTGAGCGAGGTCATCGCGGGCCGCGAGGCCAGTGCCGAAGCCGCCGCCGTGCCCGGCCCCACGTCCGCATCCGCGGAAGCGCACGCCGACGAGGCGCGCATCCCGCACCAGGCAGCCCCGGGTGCCGGTAGTGTCCAGCCACATCTGCAGGACGGAGGCATGGCGTGA
- a CDS encoding FAD binding domain-containing protein yields MTTHAPQAAQSVTLPASLDEAVAALGAMPAAVPVAGGTDLMSAVNKGLLRPSGLVGLGRISELRGWHYQDGHALLGTGLTHARMGRPDFAALIPALAASARAAGPPQIRNAGTLGGNIATAAPTGDALPVLAALEAELVIAGPGGARREIPVSHLLAGREMLEPAELIGFVRVPLLHAPQVFLKATGRTGPGRATASVAIVLDPARRGVRCAVGAIAPMPLRPLEAERWIASLIDWDGERGLAPDALAAFGEYVAAACIPDQAPPADGGEAPPLPPAVLHLRRTVAALARRALGRALS; encoded by the coding sequence TTGACCACGCACGCACCGCAGGCGGCGCAGTCCGTGACGCTGCCCGCCTCGCTCGACGAGGCCGTGGCGGCGCTCGGCGCCATGCCTGCCGCCGTTCCTGTGGCCGGTGGCACGGACTTGATGTCGGCCGTCAACAAGGGGCTCCTGCGTCCCTCCGGACTGGTCGGCCTCGGCCGGATCAGCGAGCTCCGCGGCTGGCACTACCAGGACGGTCACGCCCTGCTCGGCACCGGACTCACCCACGCCCGCATGGGGCGGCCCGACTTCGCCGCCCTGATCCCCGCCCTGGCCGCGTCCGCGCGCGCCGCGGGCCCGCCCCAGATCCGTAACGCCGGGACGCTCGGCGGCAACATCGCCACCGCCGCCCCGACCGGCGACGCCCTGCCGGTGCTCGCCGCCCTGGAGGCCGAGCTCGTCATCGCGGGCCCCGGCGGCGCCCGCCGCGAGATCCCCGTCTCGCACCTGCTGGCCGGCCGCGAGATGCTCGAACCCGCGGAGCTGATCGGCTTCGTCCGCGTACCGCTGCTGCACGCCCCGCAGGTCTTCCTGAAGGCGACCGGCCGCACCGGCCCCGGACGCGCCACCGCATCCGTCGCGATCGTCCTCGACCCGGCCCGGCGCGGGGTGCGCTGCGCGGTCGGCGCCATAGCGCCGATGCCGCTGCGCCCGCTGGAGGCCGAGCGGTGGATCGCCTCGCTGATCGACTGGGACGGTGAACGGGGCCTGGCACCCGACGCGCTGGCCGCGTTCGGCGAGTACGTCGCAGCGGCGTGCATCCCGGACCAGGCACCGCCCGCCGACGGGGGCGAGGCGCCACCGCTGCCCCCCGCCGTACTGCATCTGCGGCGCACGGTCGCCGCGCTCGCCCGACGCGCGCTGGGGAGGGCACTGTCGTGA
- a CDS encoding xanthine dehydrogenase family protein molybdopterin-binding subunit produces the protein MSNDAATAANATRTTLTTPPVDSPDTEPPVFGLGASLPPADARAKSEGTFPYAADLWAEGLLWAAVLRSPHPHARILSIDTTAAAGMPGVRAVVTHEDVPGDGAYGRRVVDRPVFASELVRHHGEPIAAVAADHPDTARLAAAAVVVEYEILEPVTDPEKAFEAEPLHPDGNLIRHIPLRYGDPDVAGEVIVEGLYRIGRQDPAPIGAEAGLAVPRPDGGVEIYTASTDPHTDRDLAAACFGLEPDRVKIVVTGVPGATGDREDPGFQLPLGLLALRTGCPVKLAATREESFLGHAHRHPTLLRYRHHADAEGRLVKVEAQILLDAGAYADASSESLAAAVAFACGPYVVPHAFIEGWAVRTNNPPSGHVRGEGAMQVCAAYEGQMDKLAAKLGIEPAELRLRNSLSTGDILPTGQTVTCPAPVAELLRAVRDFPLPTLPKDSPEDDWLLPGGPEGAGEPGAVRRGVGYALGMVHMLGAEGADEVSTATVKVHDGVATVICAAVETGQGFSTLARQVVQETLGIEEVHVASIDTDQPPAGPATHGRHTWVSAGAVERAAKMVRTQLLQPLAHKFGMSTELLQIANGKITSYDGVLSTTVTEAMDGKELWATAQCRPHPTEPLDESGQGDAFVGLAFCAVRAVVDVDIELGSIRVVEMAVAQDVGRVLNPSQLATRIEAGITQGIGTALTENLRTARGLIRHPDLTGYALPTSLDAPDIRIVKLVEERDVVAPFGAKPVSAVPVVTSPAAVAAAVRAATGRPINRLPIRPQAAVAAANS, from the coding sequence GTGAGCAACGACGCAGCCACCGCGGCCAACGCGACCCGCACGACGCTCACCACCCCGCCGGTCGACAGCCCCGACACCGAGCCGCCCGTGTTCGGCCTCGGCGCCTCGCTGCCGCCGGCCGACGCACGTGCCAAGTCCGAGGGCACCTTCCCGTACGCGGCCGACCTCTGGGCCGAGGGACTGTTGTGGGCGGCGGTGCTGCGTTCCCCGCACCCGCACGCCCGAATCCTGTCCATCGACACCACCGCCGCCGCCGGGATGCCGGGCGTGCGTGCGGTCGTCACGCACGAGGACGTCCCCGGCGACGGCGCGTACGGCCGCCGTGTGGTCGACCGCCCGGTCTTCGCGTCCGAACTGGTCCGCCACCACGGCGAGCCGATCGCCGCGGTCGCCGCCGACCACCCCGACACGGCCCGCCTTGCCGCGGCGGCGGTCGTCGTCGAGTACGAGATCCTGGAACCGGTCACCGACCCGGAGAAGGCCTTCGAGGCCGAGCCCCTGCACCCCGACGGCAACCTGATCCGTCACATCCCGCTGCGCTACGGCGACCCGGACGTCGCGGGCGAGGTCATCGTCGAGGGCCTGTACCGCATCGGCCGCCAGGACCCGGCCCCGATCGGTGCCGAGGCCGGACTCGCCGTGCCCCGCCCGGACGGCGGCGTGGAGATCTACACCGCCTCCACCGACCCGCACACCGACCGCGACCTCGCCGCCGCCTGCTTCGGTCTGGAACCGGACCGGGTGAAGATCGTCGTCACCGGTGTCCCCGGCGCGACCGGCGACCGCGAGGACCCGGGCTTCCAGCTGCCGCTCGGCCTGCTCGCCCTGCGCACCGGCTGCCCGGTCAAACTGGCCGCCACCCGCGAGGAGTCGTTCCTCGGCCACGCCCACCGCCACCCGACGCTGCTCCGCTACCGCCACCACGCGGACGCGGAGGGCCGGCTGGTGAAGGTGGAGGCGCAGATCCTCCTCGACGCGGGCGCGTACGCCGACGCCTCGTCCGAGTCCCTGGCCGCCGCGGTGGCCTTCGCCTGCGGTCCGTACGTCGTTCCGCACGCCTTCATCGAGGGCTGGGCGGTCCGTACGAACAACCCGCCGTCCGGCCATGTGCGCGGCGAGGGCGCGATGCAGGTCTGCGCCGCGTACGAGGGCCAGATGGACAAACTGGCGGCGAAGCTGGGCATCGAACCGGCCGAACTCCGCCTGCGCAACTCCCTCTCGACCGGCGACATCCTGCCCACCGGCCAGACCGTGACGTGCCCCGCCCCGGTCGCCGAACTTCTGCGAGCGGTACGGGACTTCCCGCTCCCCACACTCCCGAAGGACTCTCCCGAGGACGACTGGCTGCTGCCCGGCGGCCCGGAGGGCGCGGGCGAGCCGGGCGCGGTGCGCCGCGGCGTCGGCTATGCACTGGGCATGGTCCACATGCTCGGCGCCGAGGGAGCGGACGAGGTCTCCACGGCCACGGTCAAGGTCCACGACGGCGTCGCCACGGTCATCTGCGCGGCGGTCGAAACCGGCCAGGGTTTCTCGACCCTGGCCCGCCAGGTGGTCCAGGAGACCCTGGGCATCGAGGAGGTCCACGTGGCCTCGATCGACACCGACCAGCCCCCGGCCGGCCCCGCCACGCACGGCCGCCACACCTGGGTCTCCGCCGGAGCCGTCGAACGGGCCGCGAAGATGGTCCGTACACAGCTCCTCCAACCGCTGGCCCACAAGTTCGGCATGTCCACGGAGCTGCTCCAGATCGCCAACGGCAAGATCACCTCGTACGACGGAGTGCTGTCCACGACGGTCACAGAAGCGATGGACGGCAAAGAGCTCTGGGCCACCGCCCAGTGCCGCCCCCACCCCACCGAGCCGCTCGACGAGTCCGGCCAGGGCGACGCGTTCGTCGGCCTCGCCTTCTGCGCGGTCCGCGCGGTAGTGGACGTCGACATCGAACTCGGCTCGATCCGCGTGGTGGAGATGGCCGTCGCCCAGGACGTCGGCCGGGTCCTCAACCCGTCCCAGCTGGCGACCCGTATCGAAGCCGGCATCACCCAGGGCATCGGCACGGCACTGACCGAAAACCTCCGCACGGCCCGCGGTCTGATCCGCCACCCCGACCTAACGGGTTACGCACTGCCGACATCGCTTGACGCGCCGGACATTCGCATCGTCAAACTCGTCGAGGAGCGCGACGTGGTGGCCCCCTTCGGCGCCAAGCCCGTCTCGGCGGTCCCGGTGGTGACGTCCCCGGCAGCGGTGGCCGCGGCAGTCCGCGCGGCGACGGGCCGCCCGATAAACCGCCTCCCGATCCGACCGCAGGCGGCTGTGGCAGCGGCCAACTCCTGA
- the mycP gene encoding type VII secretion-associated serine protease mycosin — protein MSTSSSSTELFRRRVVVSAMLGLLLAGSAVGPAHADSVRSRQWHLTAMRAEEMWETSTGENVTVAVIDSGVDSSNPDLQGQVLKGKDLAPNSPGDERTDYNGHGTGMAGLIAGTGKSGGGDGAFGLAPGSKILPIRMRDDAGRVNGATGDANFNRDLPIAIRFAVDHGAKVINISLGNGTGSRQVSDAVKYALENGSLIFSAVGNSGDEANAVEYPAGTPGVVGVGAIGEDLRKAGWSQYGPQVDLSAPGVNMIHACGGETGVCKGKGTSDATAIASASAALIWSKHPDWTNNQVLRVMLNTAGGPTSGAERTDYIGYGVVRPRIALKTPGDPGPADEYPLPDLAAAESAQPSAKPSQATGSSESDDKPATAAPASGTDSNTGLWIGLGIGVAALIGAAVTALAIRSRRRRSAALVPQPYGPPHPYQQPPYPAYGPPPGAPGSNSPYGGAPGQGPNF, from the coding sequence ATGAGTACCAGTAGTAGCAGTACGGAACTCTTTCGTCGTCGAGTCGTGGTCTCCGCGATGTTGGGGCTGCTACTTGCAGGCTCTGCTGTCGGGCCCGCGCATGCGGACTCCGTGCGCTCCAGACAGTGGCATCTCACCGCCATGAGGGCCGAGGAGATGTGGGAGACGAGCACGGGTGAGAACGTTACTGTTGCTGTTATTGACTCAGGCGTCGACTCTTCAAATCCGGATCTTCAAGGCCAGGTGCTCAAGGGTAAGGATCTGGCGCCGAATTCTCCTGGAGATGAACGCACCGATTACAACGGCCATGGCACTGGAATGGCCGGATTGATCGCCGGAACGGGGAAGTCTGGTGGAGGAGATGGTGCGTTCGGCCTCGCTCCTGGATCCAAGATTCTCCCCATTCGGATGAGGGACGATGCTGGTCGCGTCAATGGCGCTACCGGTGATGCAAACTTCAATAGAGACTTGCCCATTGCTATCCGCTTCGCGGTGGACCATGGGGCAAAGGTCATTAACATTTCTCTGGGGAATGGCACCGGATCGCGACAGGTCTCGGATGCCGTTAAATATGCGCTCGAAAATGGCTCGCTCATCTTTTCCGCCGTTGGAAATAGCGGCGATGAAGCCAATGCTGTTGAGTATCCGGCCGGTACGCCTGGCGTCGTGGGAGTGGGGGCGATCGGTGAGGACCTCCGCAAGGCTGGCTGGTCTCAGTACGGGCCACAGGTAGACCTCTCAGCGCCGGGCGTCAACATGATCCACGCCTGCGGCGGAGAGACTGGTGTGTGTAAAGGCAAGGGGACCAGCGACGCGACCGCCATCGCCTCCGCTTCTGCCGCGCTCATCTGGTCCAAGCACCCGGACTGGACGAACAATCAGGTCCTGCGCGTCATGCTCAACACGGCAGGCGGCCCGACCAGCGGCGCCGAGCGTACTGACTACATCGGCTACGGCGTCGTCCGCCCCCGCATCGCGCTGAAAACCCCCGGCGACCCCGGCCCGGCCGACGAGTACCCACTCCCCGATCTCGCGGCAGCCGAGAGCGCTCAGCCCTCAGCCAAGCCCTCCCAGGCGACCGGAAGTTCAGAGAGCGACGACAAGCCGGCCACCGCAGCCCCGGCATCCGGTACCGACAGCAACACTGGCCTCTGGATCGGCCTCGGTATCGGTGTCGCCGCTCTTATCGGCGCAGCGGTCACCGCCTTGGCCATCCGCTCCCGCCGCCGCAGGTCCGCCGCACTTGTGCCGCAGCCCTATGGGCCTCCGCACCCGTATCAGCAGCCTCCGTACCCGGCCTATGGACCCCCACCGGGTGCTCCTGGCTCCAATTCTCCGTATGGAGGCGCGCCCGGGCAAGGGCCGAACTTCTGA